From the genome of Malus sylvestris chromosome 6, drMalSylv7.2, whole genome shotgun sequence, one region includes:
- the LOC126626486 gene encoding cation/H(+) antiporter 2-like, translating into MEATHKFVCQDDLVNPLSSMGMQVACILVISHFFHILLKALGQPGPIAQILAGLVLGPSGLSNISEIKEFFFQASAAEYYEMFGFFCRILFMFLFGLEIDIAYIRHNLRIVCIVAYGGASVGGIFGLVASFFISKHLMAENAKLNASFVFCIMLLVAYTSSPVVNRLGAELRFSTSDIGRLAASAAMVVELTCLLVFNLIIAFSKVTNIRDGFLILLGMVPILFGFKYLAVWLNKRTNKQKYLRNPEVFLILSILIAGSMIIEMRTFNSVIACFVAGMVFPKEGKTARTLLHKLTYSVHNFVLPVYFGYIGFQFDASHLKSWRNVLIVFILVLLSLSSKIGGTLAVCHYLKIPPNEGLFLGFVLSLKGHADILFVGSASKALVTWNPTAYNLLLMTIVINTVISGPVVALLMKREERLFTHTHTSLGFELEKPDQSELRLLACVYGPRHMSAILSVIASMRGSQTASIMPYMAHLIELNRKRRTNVSYHELEADEMSDEEEYGGNDVLEIHAAVDAFTAETRILINLNKAVSTVSNLHEDVCSAAEDLRATIILLPFHKHQRIDGKMESGKEAVRTTNQKILRHAPSSVGIIVEKGLAGALGFSQLFTVDVVQHVATLFFGGPDDREAIAWSTRIANHPRVNLTVIRFLPAESSNTRNMKVENELGNNDIEVFMALSSLETGNDIDNAFLNDFYNGYVASGKVGYVEKQVNNGAETVAALRDIGDLYSLFIVGKGGRGHSPLTTELSDWEECPELGTVGDLLASSDLNINGSILVVQQHRNSKKNLIDD; encoded by the exons ATGGAGGCTACTCACAAATTCGTATGCCAAGACGATTTGGTCAACCCTCTATCCTCCATGGGCATGCAAGTAGCTTGCATCCTTGTCATCTCACATTTCTTTCACATTCTGCTCAAGGCCTTGGGACAACCAGGCCCCATTGCTCAGATTCTT GCTGGTTTGGTGTTGGGTCCGTCAGGGTTGTCTAATATTTCTGAAATAAAAGAATTCTTCTTTCAAGCTTCTGCTGCAGAATACTACGAGATGTTCGGGTTCTTCTGCCGGATTCTCTTCATGTTCCTATTCGGTTTGGAGATAGACATTGCTTATATACGCCACAACCTACGCATTGTGTGTATCGTTGCCTACGGTGGTGCCTCAGTAGGCGGTATTTTTGGCCTTGTTGCCTCCTTCTTTATCTCCAAGCACTTAATGGCTGAAAATGCCAAACTGAACGCTAGTTTCGTTTTTTGCATCATGTTACTTGTAGCGTACACATCTTCACCAGTTGTCAATCGCTTAGGAGCAGAGTTAAGGTTTTCAACTTCTGACATTGGTCGCTTGGCAGCATCTGCAGCTATGGTCGTCGAACTTACCTGCTTACTTGTTTTCAATTTGATCATCGCGTTCTCAAAAGTTACTAATATACGGGACGGCTTCTTGATCCTCCTAGGCATGGTTCCAATACTTTTTGGGTTCAAGTACTTGGCAGTCTGGTTGAACAAACGTACCAATAAGCAAAAGTACCTCAGAAACCCTGAGGTGTTTCTCATTTTATCTATTCTAATAGCTGGTTCAATGATCATTGAAATGCGCACGTTTAATAGTGTGATAGCTTGTTTTGTTGCCGGCATGGTGTTCCCCAAGGAAGGCAAAACGGCAAGAACTTTGTTGCACAAACTTACTTACTCTGTCCACAACTTTGTACTCCCAGTTTACTTCGGCTATATTGGCTTCCAATTTGATGCGAGTCATTTGAAAAGCTGGAGAAATGTACTGATTGTGTTCATACTTGTGCTGTTGAGCCTCAGTAGCAAGATTGGTGGAACTCTTGCGGTTTGCCACTATTTGAAGATTCCACCAAATGAGGGGCTTTTCCTTGGTTTTGTCTTGAGCTTGAAGGGACATGCTGATATCTTGTTTGTTGGCAGCGCCTCAAAGGCACTAGTT ACTTGGAACCCGACGGCTTACAACTTGTTACTAATGACAATAGTGATTAACACCGTAATATCAGGGCCAGTTGTGGCTTTATTaatgaaaagagaagaaagactCTTCACTCATACACACACATCCCTTGGCTTTGAGCTGGAAAAGCCGGATCAGAGTGAGCTTCGACTGCTGGCCTGTGTGTACGGCCCTCGCCACATGTCAGCCATACTCTCGGTCATCGCCTCAATGCGGGGCTCCCAAACAGCCTCCATCATGCCCTACATGGCCCACCTGATCGAGCTAAATCGGAAACGCCGCACCAACGTGTCGTATCACGAGCTGGAGGCTGACGAAATGAGCGACGAAGAAGAGTACGGCGGAAACGATGTGCTCGAAATCCACGCAGCTGTGGATGCCTTCACTGCTGAGACTCGAATCCTAATCAACCTCAATAAGGCCGTCTCGACAGTGTCGAATTTGCATGAGGACGTGTGCAGCGCTGCCGAGGACTTGCGTGCGACTATCATTTTATTGCCCTTTCACAAGCATCAAAGAATCGACGGGAAAATGGAATCTGGGAAAGAGGCGGTGCGGACGACAAACCAAAAAATTCTTCGTCATGCTCCGAGTTCCGTTGGGATTATTGTCGAAAAGGGGCTTGCTGGGGCGCTAGGGTTTTCGCAGTTGTTCACGGTGGACGTTGTGCAACATGTTGCAACTCTCTTCTTTGGCGGACCGGATGACCGCGAGGCAATTGCTTGGAGTACAAGGATCGCGAATCATCCTAGAGTTAATTTGACAGTGATTAGGTTTCTGCCAGCAGAATCGTCGAATACGAGGAATATGAAGGTGGAGAATGAACTGGGGAATAATGACATTGAAGTTTTCATGGCTTTGTCGAGTTTAGAAACCGGGAATGACATTGACAATGCTTTTCTCAATGACTTTTATAATGG GTATGTGGCATCAGGTAAAGTTGGGTATGTTGAAAAGCAGGTGAACAATGGAGCAGAAACAGTGGCAGCTCTAAGAGACATAGGGGACTTGTACTCTCTTTTTATAGTAGGGAAGGGTGGACGAGGACATTCTCCATTGACAACTGAACTAAGTGACTGGGAAGAGTGCCCTGAATTGGGAACTGTTGGGGATCTCTTGGCTTCTTCAGATCTTAATATAAATGGTTCAATTTTGGTCGTTCAACAACATAGGAATTCCAAGAAAAACCTTATAGATGATTAG